DNA from Anaerohalosphaeraceae bacterium:
GGTCAAATCGTCCGCTCAGGGAACCTTCGGCTCGGACGGAATACACGGCGGCGAACTTTGGGAAGAATACTTTGAGTTTATCGACCGTGCCCGGTACCGCCTGACAGAGTGCGCAGCCGATGGAGATGCCGAGCATCCCGTCCATGTCTTCGCAAAAAGTCTGCATGGAGACGGTGCTGACCTGCGGCACGAGCGTTTCGAGAGGAATGGTTTGGGCGGTTTGCTGCTCCATAGCTGCACGTTCCTTATTTCGATTTTCTTATTCTGTTTTGCGGTAAAAAAGCGTAAAGTCTGCGTAGTATTCTTCGTTCAGGCAGACGGATACGGAAACTTTTTCCGTTCTGTCCGGCAGGGAACTGTTCAACTCTTTTCCTGTCACGACTGTGGGAATAGACACAGCGATGTCAGGGTATATATCCTGAATGCGGCTTTTGATGCTTCCCATAACCATGTTGGCGACCTCCCCAACGGCATCGCAGACTTCTCGTTCAGAGATTTCTGCATCGGGATCAAGGGCCAGCATGTTCCGTGCGATGGCCTGAGCGCAGGGCCAGGACAGTGAAATCCCCAGACATCCTTCGAGATTTCCTCGAAAGGTGATAGAGCCCAGCAGAGAATGGTCGGTCTGTTCGGCGGAGGCGGCGGGCTCAATTTCCATAAAAATCATCGTTTCAAAGACTTCTTTGGCGGCATCCAGAACGGTTTCGTGATACGTTTTCTGTTCGATCATGGAAGGGTCCTTTCTGCTTGCTTTATGCCCTGCGGTTAACTCATAAACGGAGCCAGTTGTTCCTGAAATTTTTCAGGTGTAAAAGGTTTGGTAATGTAGCCGTTGGCGCCGCTGGCCAGGACACTGTTGATCAATTCCTGAGAGCTTTCGGTGGAGACCATAATAATCTTGGTGTTCTGGCAGTTCGGCAGCTGTCGGGCCTGTTTGACCATTTCCGTACCGGGCATTTCCGGCATGTTGATGTCGCACAGGACGATGTCCACCGGCGAGGCCTTCAGTTTTTCGATGGCCTCGGCGCCGTTGCCGGCTTCCTCCGTCCGGTCAAATTCGAGACCGGACATTCGGACGGTTCGCATGATGATTTTCCGCATTGTGGCTGAATCATCAACAATCATTAACGACTTTGGCATGGATAGACTCCTTATTTATTGTTCATTTGAGGCCTCAAACTCCTGATCGTCGAGGGGGATTACTTTGGCCCCGGTTTTCCGCTGCGGCTGCTTTTGCGAGGGGTTGGGAGAGCCCTCGGCAATCTGGTGAAAAATCTGATTGGACAAGGTCGGCTGTTCAGCGGCCGCTTTTTTGCTTGTTTTTTGTGTTTTGAATGAAGAAGAATGTCCGCCGTGGATGAGGGTCTGGAGCTGGGCTACTGTGTGCTTCATCGATTCGGCCTGAGAAGCCAGTTCCTCGGCGGCACTGGCAGACTCTTCGGCTCCGGCGGCATTCTGCTGGGTGACTTTGTCCATCTGGGAAACCGCCGAGTTAATTTGTTCGATGCCCTGAGCCTGTTCTTTGCAGGCGGCGGCAATTTCATTGACCAGAGCGGATGTCTTCCCGATGCCGCTGACGATTTGGTCAAGTGCGGTTTTGACTTCGTTGGAGATTTGAACGCCGTTTTTGGCATTTTTAACGGACTGTTCAATCAGTTCGGTGGTTTTTTCCGCCGCTTCGGATGAACGAATCGCCAGATTCCGCACCTCTTCGGCAACGACGGCAAAGCCCTTTCCGGCTTCGCCGGCCCGTGCGGCTTCTACGGCCGCATTCAGAGCCAGCAGGTTGGTCTGGAAGGCGATTTCGTCGATGACCTTAATAATCTTAGCTGTTTCATCAGAACTCTTCTGGATTTCCTCGATGGCATGCAGCATTTTCTGCATGGCCTTGGCGCCGTTGTCGGCGGCCTGCTGTGCACCGGAGGCCAGAGTGGCGGCCTGGGCGGCGTTGTCGGCGTTCTGCTTGGTCATTGCGGCCATCTCTTCGAGCGAGGAAGACGTTTCCTCAAGACCGGCGGCCTGTTCGGTTGTCCCCTGCGCGAGGGTCTGGGAAGCGGAAGCTACCTGGCCGGAGGCGTCGGAAACCTGCTCAGCTCCGGTGAGAATCTGCTCTGCAACGGCCGTGAGCCGATTGGTGAGTTTATGCGAAACAAAGAACCAGATAACCAGAGACACCAGCGAAGCGGCGGCTGCCAGAATGCTGATTTGAATCATGGAAGCACGGCCGATTGAACGGAGACGGGCGCTGGATTCATAAAACTCATCCAGATAAGAACTGACGCCGATGACCCAATCCCATGGCTGGAAATACACGACCCGGGCGATTTTTTCCCTCGGGACGGATTCGCCCTGATTCTGCCACGGGTATTTCTGTTCAGTGATTTCACCAGGTTTGGAGGCGAGGGCTTTTTTGCAGATTTCCTGGATGAAGTAAACGCCGTTGGCGTCCTTGGCTTCCCAGATGCACTCTCCGTCTCTCTTGCCGTCTTTGGAGATTACGTAGTTGCCCTTGGAGTCAAGCACGAAGACGTAGCCGGTCTTGCCGACAACGGTTTTCAGAATGGCCTGACGGATATTCGTACAGCGTTCCTGCGGAATCCCGACATACAGGGCCCCAATTACCTTTTTCTGGGCATCGAAAATCGGTTCATAGGCGGTGATGTACCATTTGTCTACTACAAAAGCTCTGCCTTCGTACCGCTGCCCCTGAAGAATTGCGGAGACGACCGGATTGGGGGTTCCGTCCGGCTGAGTTTTGGGGATGAAAGTGCCGATAGCACGGGTGCCGTCTTTCTTCTCGACATTGGTGCAGACCCGCAGCATATCTCCCTGCTCATTCATCCGCTGGAAGATTGTGCAGGTAACGCCCATAAGGTCTTTGACCTTATCCACGATTGGAGAGGGAATCTGCCGGCTGGTATTCTGACCCAGCCAGGTGTCACCGACCATCATTTTGGGCAGGGTCACGGTCTGGCTGCTCTGGCTGAACTGGTTAACGGCCTGCCAGGTGACGGACGATTCATCCAGGCGAACATCTCCGGTTTGACTGAAAATATCCCGAGCAACCTGCAGGGATTGGTTGATGTTTTCCTGGATAGAACGCTGTTCGACCTCGAGCATGTTGTAAATGTGCTGGGCGATATGGTCGAGGTCGGTATAGGCCATTTTTGTGCTTTCCTCATCGGCCGCGTTTGTCATTTGTCGATTTTGAACGGTGACCATTGCCAGAATCACCAGCAGAGGTGCAAGTGTCAAAGCCAGACCGTAAGTCAGTAATTTTGATTTTAAAGCCATTTTGTTCAGCATACTCATCTCCTTTTGAAATCTCCGGAGCTGGACTGCAATGCTGTCTGAACTCCTCTTTCCTTTTTCTTACTTAATGTTGAGTCTGTTAATCCGCCGCGGCTGCCGCTGCTGCTTCATTCAGATGGACTCCGCCGAGGACCTGATCGATGTCCAGCAGAATCTTGATGGAC
Protein-coding regions in this window:
- a CDS encoding chemotaxis protein CheX, whose protein sequence is MIEQKTYHETVLDAAKEVFETMIFMEIEPAASAEQTDHSLLGSITFRGNLEGCLGISLSWPCAQAIARNMLALDPDAEISEREVCDAVGEVANMVMGSIKSRIQDIYPDIAVSIPTVVTGKELNSSLPDRTEKVSVSVCLNEEYYADFTLFYRKTE
- a CDS encoding response regulator, producing MPKSLMIVDDSATMRKIIMRTVRMSGLEFDRTEEAGNGAEAIEKLKASPVDIVLCDINMPEMPGTEMVKQARQLPNCQNTKIIMVSTESSQELINSVLASGANGYITKPFTPEKFQEQLAPFMS
- a CDS encoding methyl-accepting chemotaxis protein is translated as MLNKMALKSKLLTYGLALTLAPLLVILAMVTVQNRQMTNAADEESTKMAYTDLDHIAQHIYNMLEVEQRSIQENINQSLQVARDIFSQTGDVRLDESSVTWQAVNQFSQSSQTVTLPKMMVGDTWLGQNTSRQIPSPIVDKVKDLMGVTCTIFQRMNEQGDMLRVCTNVEKKDGTRAIGTFIPKTQPDGTPNPVVSAILQGQRYEGRAFVVDKWYITAYEPIFDAQKKVIGALYVGIPQERCTNIRQAILKTVVGKTGYVFVLDSKGNYVISKDGKRDGECIWEAKDANGVYFIQEICKKALASKPGEITEQKYPWQNQGESVPREKIARVVYFQPWDWVIGVSSYLDEFYESSARLRSIGRASMIQISILAAAASLVSLVIWFFVSHKLTNRLTAVAEQILTGAEQVSDASGQVASASQTLAQGTTEQAAGLEETSSSLEEMAAMTKQNADNAAQAATLASGAQQAADNGAKAMQKMLHAIEEIQKSSDETAKIIKVIDEIAFQTNLLALNAAVEAARAGEAGKGFAVVAEEVRNLAIRSSEAAEKTTELIEQSVKNAKNGVQISNEVKTALDQIVSGIGKTSALVNEIAAACKEQAQGIEQINSAVSQMDKVTQQNAAGAEESASAAEELASQAESMKHTVAQLQTLIHGGHSSSFKTQKTSKKAAAEQPTLSNQIFHQIAEGSPNPSQKQPQRKTGAKVIPLDDQEFEASNEQ